TACTCTTCTTCCCGGCTAAAGATTTTCACCACAAATGATTTAGACACTGGTCTGTCACTTGGTTAGGCATTACTAGTTATAATACAATGTAGAATTGGTTTTCTTTTCAACTTTTTTCATAAGGACTGGTTGCAACAGTCTGTTTTTAAGAAATATCTTAAATTTCAAAAAGGTGGTTTCTTGTCTTATTCTTTGACAGCTAAGATTGTACTTCACAGACCCATACCTCTTCAGGCAAACCATCACCTTATGTTGTAGGAAGCCTTACCTCTAATGCTTAGGTCTTGTCTCTCTCCGTTACGTGTCCCTCTCATTCCTTATCTTTGTTTTTTTACCAGCTTCTATTCAATGCTTCTGCTGAACTTTATTGTCGCTATCCCAGTTTCACTTGCAAATTTTCTCTGCAGTGGAACTTTCTATCCTTTCTTTTTTTACTCTTCTCCATAAGAGTTTTCTATCCTTTCTGCAGTGGAATTTTCTATCACAGTTTCAGTTGCACTGCTTCTTTTAGCTTTCTTTCGATCTCCAGTTGTGCTTTTAATGAATCTACCAATTTTACTACCTGTGGTTTACAACCCTTAAATGCTCAACCAATCCTAAGACGCGCTTCAGCTAGAGACTCACCTCCTCAACCTCTTTTCCCTTTGATCATAGAAGATGTTAATAATGAAACTTCACCAGTGGGTAGAGTTTTCTCAACGTCTATTTTTGATAAGGACTACATCAAGTAGTCCTTAAAATACAAATGGGGTCCTAGGATTAAATTCAAAATCTCTTTTATTTCTGAAAACTTGTTCCTAGTTGATTTTCACCAAAGGGAACATGTTGCTTTAATACTAGCTTACAGACCTTGGCAGGTATATGGGGATGCTTTTCCTATGTGTCCCATATTCTTTGATGTCTAATAGAAAGAGACGCATTAAAATACATCTCAGTTTGGGTCCAACTCCTAAATCTCCAGAACTTTTATTACCATGACTGCATTATAGCTAGGATTTGTAAAAAGATTGGAAGGGTTTCTGAAATATATCCCCCAAATGCTATCCCTGAACCTGTAGACCCTGTTTTTGTGAAGGTAGAACTTAACATTGAGAGACAACTTCTTAGCTCTGTTAGAGCCAAAGTTGGGTCAAATATGGAATCTGTGATTCACTTTGTCTATATGAATCTTCCCCATCGTATCTGCCTAACTTGTAACAGATTGGGTCATGTGCAATCAAACTGCGCTATACTAGAGAATCGTATGTTAGAAGGGATCTATGACAGTTCTCCCTACATAGAAATAGATGATGAATCTCGAAGTTGGGAGATGAGTTTAAGGTGCTTTTAGATGAGGAAATTGATTTGGCAGGTTTTTCTGACGAAACTATGAGCTCTCCATCTTTTCTTTCTCCGTCTTCTGTTCTAGAAGatattattgattttgatttcaTAGATGCTGATGATTTTCTCGATCAATTATATGGACCTGACTCTGACTCATCTGCAATGGGAGAAGAGGAAGGTGAGTCAGACGGTGTTCTTTTGCCTTTAAGTGGGTCGGATTCGGTTTTGGATCATCTTCACTATCGGGTACTTGTTCATCACTGTCATCATCACTGTCTTCGCCACCTTCAGATTCAGAATTCTTGATTCCAGTACGCTTAAGCAGTTTCAAGATGGCATCTTGTAGCATTGGTCTTGTAACCGTGTTGCTATCACCAAAGTGTCTAATGTAGAATGGTTTCTGCCTCCATCCACCACCTCCCATCAAAAAGGTGTCATCAGTTCTTCTTCCTGCCATTCTTGGCGTTCCAAACATTACACCCATTTTTTCTGGTGTCGACGTGATAATGTGTGTTTCACCTCTTCTAACAAACTCAAATGTGAGCTCATTCTTGACTCGACCCCTTTTGTAACACTTCAAGTACTTTTTCACTGCACCTTCCAACTTTTCCCAATGACTTTCTGAGTACTTAGTGTGCCAGAACATCAAAAACATCTGTCCATAAGAAGATTCGGCTATCTTTTCCAATGTAGCTTCACTCAAAGTATATTTACTCTCCTTCATTCTGGCAACCAGGCTATGTAATGCTGTGAAACCAGACCTATACAACTTCCTAACAGATTTTGGCACAACCTTACCTGCAAAATTTAATTGGTTTTATTTCAGTATAACATTTATGGACTACACATTCATCATCTCAGAAACACAATCAATCACTATTGGCCTTATGTACTTCATATCCAAAGATCATTATCACATAAACAAAGAAACTGATGAATTTAGAGTACATAAACACTACAATGTCTCAGTTTTTTAGTTATGTACTGCCAATTATGTGCCAAAAACACAAACAGTGGTAAATAGCCACATAAACAATGTTACCCATTCACTACTGGACTTATGTACTGCCAAAAAACAACCTAATTAAGAAAAAACCTCAGTATTTGATATATGTACTGGTGGTTCTATGTAtcagaaataaaatgaaacacaTTGCATATCACTTTTGATTCTTATTCTACAGTTTTATAATTATGTACTGCCAATTCTAAGTGCTAGAAACACAAAGTAGAAGTTGCTTGTAAAGTCTGATgggttttcataaatttttaatCAGTACTTCAAATATGTACTTGTGGATCTATGTCCCAGAAACACAAAAAAATACTGAAAGTGTTAGAAATAGtacctttttttttctgaattggtATGTTTTACTCGGTTTTCTTCGTTTTATTTTTAGTACATCTGGAGATTCATCATCCGATGAaatttttgaagtttttttcttcGATTTCGGTGTTTCAACCTTTTTactctttttcctctttgattttCGTCCTGAAATTCTTGAATCGTCTTCTGATGTTCTAGGAGCAGTGCTATCATCCatcattgtttcttcttcttggattgttcttgtgatttttcttgttttaaccattatcagaagagaatataggttttagggtttttctctATTCTTGTGAATCAGAATCGTTGTTTGCAAACTATTCTCTAAATGATTTTTGAGATATGTTGTCTCAAAAATCTCTAAATGAATTTGGGTTTCTATTCTCTCTATGAAgagaaatttttttctctttgaaaATCTCTGAATGTGAAGTCTTAAAACCGCAAGAAGGTGGTTGTACGGGAAAGAGAAACCGCAAGAAGGTGGTTGATTTCACACGTGAGCAGTGCTGGGGTAAGCTGGTCATTTTGCTagtttcaaataattatggacctaATGATAAGTCTAAAAatcggttggaccctactataactaacttaatgggcttaggaccaactagcaaattttccaaaaaaataaaggcaAAAGCcaaaaaactaccaaaaaggagTTAATAAAAAGAGTAATGAAGTTGCTACCGGAAGAGCAACGATAGGTTTTCATATGTGTTGATCGATGACATTTAGAGACGTAAAACATATGCGAtattagtttgtttgtttttttgaaaattacttatattgAAAGAAAAAATTACATAGAGGTACCCAAAATGTTGGTTTCCCTCATCTCATCCAGAGGATTTGAGATATTGGTGTCTACCAACATAATGTTAACTCCATTTTGGAAGATAGAAAATTAGCTGAATTAGAAAAACAAACATCAGATAgtaaagaagaatttaaaaaatGTGGCATCAACACCCATTGTTGTTTATAAATTCCTTGTTTACGCGCTTCTTTTGATAAAATGTCTGCCACTTCGTTGCCATTCCTGTTCTTAAACATAAAACCCAAAAAGTTTTCACATgtcttcaaaatcttcacagCTTCAGATACTATGGCTTTGTTTCTCCAAAAGATGTTGCTCTGCTTGTCCTGAGCATAAAGGATGAGCCTCTGAAAATCTCTCAGAGGCACCACCTGTATCGTCTCTCAGAATTATACCATATCCAGCAGGAGTAGAAGAATCAAACCAAGAAGCATCAAAGTTTATTTTGAGTTGGTTTACTTGGGGTTTTGACCATCTACTAGCATTTATATTAATATGACTATGTAACACAGAAGTGGTATTATTTATAACTCCCTGTTTTAATTGTCTCAGAGGAGACCAAAAAGCCAAGTGCCTCTGAACAACAAGAGATAGTTGAATGCTTGTTGTTGATTTTGATTGAAATATTCGTAGACATCTTTATTTCCAAATCAACCAACATTTAGTTGGCATGATTTCTATCTCAGATTTTTCATATATACCTGCTATCCAGTTAGAATACATTTGTGCAAAAGAGTAATCTAAATTACTACTATGATTTATACCCACAACAGGAGGCAGCAAAGCCACAGATTTAGCATAAGGGCATTCAAAAAACAAGTGCTTTAAAGATTCACATTCATGATCACAGAAAATGCATTTTATATCTATATCATCCATATGTTCACTCAATTTTTTCCTAACAGGCAAGGCATTATGAATACACTTCCATAAGAAAATTTTTATTCTTTGCGATACATTCAACTTCCAAAAAGATTTCCAAAAAACAGTTATATCAGTATTAATGGAAGCCAAAGAAGGATTTTTCGGTTTTTTTGTACATTGATTTAACCGTAAAATTTCCATCATTTTAAGCAGCCAACGTAATCTGTCTTGTTTCAACGTACCATTCATATTTGTGAAAATTCTAATTCCTAGAATCTTATCAGCAATTTCCGAAGTAAAGTTACTTTTAACTTTCGTTACATTCCACTTTTTGGtatttgagtttaaaaactcagaTACAAGTGTTAGGAGATTGTGTTTATTACCACAGTAAGATATTAGGTTTTGTTCCATACTTGGTATCCAAATGTCAGTCAAAATGTTGATAGACTTACCGTCGCTTACCTCCCAGCAACTAAATTTGTGGATTAGAGAAACCCCCTGAATAATGCATCCCCAAATCCACGAAGCATTGTAATGTTTTTTGGTATAGAAAATAGTTGagtttttaaaatatttgttcTTAAGAACAGTGCCTAATAGAGTATTTTGCTGTGTTTCTATCCTCCAAGCTAGTTTAGCGATCATTGTCTTATTCATTTTATTTGCTTCCTTAAAGGCTAGACCACCTACTTCGACTGGTTCACACATAAAGCCCCAACTGATAGGATAGTAACCCTTAGAGTTTTTTTgttttccccaccaaaagtccCTTTGGACATCATCTATTTTGTCAGTGATTTTTATAAGCAAAGAAAAGAAGCCCATTTGGTATATGGGCAGGCTAGATAAAGCAGATTTAATAAGGACTTTTTTACTTGCTTGAACCAAAGTTGTGCCATTCCAACTTTGAGCTCTGTTTTCCATATTGGTGACAATCTTATCAAAAGTCTTGATTTTTGATCTATCAATAAATAAAGGAGCTCCTAAGTAGGAATCTGTAATGCTAATTTTCTTAATCTTCATAAGTCTAATCATAATCCTTTGAAATTTTGAGTGAATTCTTTTGCTAAAGAAAATGcctgacttagaaaaatttaTGAGCTGACCAGATGCATtactaaattgatttatgatattTAAGAGATTTTTACAATTAACTAGACTATCTTTAGAGAACAACAGACAGTCACCTGCAAAGAGAAGATGAGAGATAGGGATACTATGCCTAAATATTTGTATACCAATTATATGcttggttttttcttttgatgaaaTAAGCCTAGAGAAAACATCCATACATATTAGAAAAATGTAAGGAGATAGTGGCTCTCCTTGCCTTAATCCTCTTGTAGGGGTGAAAAACTCACCTGGTCAGCCATTTAGAAGCACTGCAATTGATGCAGTAGACATACACTGATGGATTAAACCACACCACTCCTTACTGAATCCAAAAGCAGATAGGGTTTGAAGTAAAAAGTTCCAATTGACCCTGTCAAAGGCCTTGGATATGTCAATCTTAATGCCTAAACCTCCATGTttcgttttcattttctttattgAGTGAAACACTTCATGGGCCACTACAATGTTATCTGCAATTTGCCTAGAAGACAAGAAGGCCGACTGGAAAGGGGAAATCATCTTTTCTAAGCGAAGTTTCAACCTATTAGCTATTAGTTTAGAAAGAATTTTATATGGGGTATTACTCAGTCCTTTTGGTCTGAAGTCACTAGGGGATTTAGGTTGTTTGATTTTAGGAATTAAAAAGAGAAAAGTCTCGTTTAACTTTGGGTCAATTATTTttgaaacaaaaacattttgattAAAGCAACAATTTGGTTCCCGACTAGAGCCCAGTTATGCTTGAAGAAACTCACCGGGAAAACATCTGGTCCTGAAGATTTATTAGATTTCATGGATTTTACTACCATCCAAACTTCATCTGAAGTTGGGATTCTTAATAAATCCGCATTATCCTGGTCATAAATGACTTTAGGAATGAGATTCATTAATTCTTGGTCAGGCACTGTAGGGGAGACAGTAAAAAGGTTTTCAAAATGCATTTTTAATTCCTTGGCAATTTGaggtttttgtttcaaaatttccCCGTTTTGATTTAAAAGACAATCTATCTGATtccgttttcttctttttaaagttttcaaatgAAAATACTTTGTATTTATTTCTCCAATATTAACAAAGTTCTCTCTTGACAATTGTTTGGCGATTTCCTCTTGAGTATCATATAGATTTTCTAGATCTAAGAGTTTCTGATTCAGATGTTTCTGTTTATTATGAACTCTACTAGACGACTGAATTGAATCAATGCTTTGTAGGAGTTTTTTAATCTTCTTTTCAGGGACTCCGAAAACATTCTTCCGCCAAGACGTAAGGTTTTCACCTAAGATTTTTAGGTTATTAAGCACTACGTCAGTCACATTCAGTAAAGAAGGATTCCAAGTTTGTGATATTAACTGCATACAAGAGTTTTCTTTAAGCCAAGTATCAAAGAATTTAAAAGGGTAGTTTTGACTGAGAGCCGAGAAAGGGAAGAGGTCTAACCTAATTGGTATATGATCAGACCCGAAAGACGGGAGATGAGTTAAAGAAGAGTCAGGGAAATGCGAATTCCATTCATCATTTGTATAGGCTTTGTCTAGCCTTTCCTGAATGTTTTTATTGGCCTCTCTATAATTATTCCATGTGTAAAAGTTCCCTTGAAAGCCTATGTCTGAGAGTCCGGCCCTTTGAAAAAGCCTTTTGAAAGGCTCCGCTTCCATACTATTGAAGGGTAAGCCCCCCAATTTTTCAGAAGGACTGAACACTTGGTTGTAATCACCTATTACAACCCATGGAATACCAGAGTGAACTATTCTAGACGATATATCTTCTAGGAATTCCCAAGATTCTAGTTTCCTAGGTTTATAAGGGTTTCCGTAGAATGCTGTTAATAGCCAGAAATTGTCGAAGAAATTTGTTTTGATTAAAACATTTAACATGTTTTTGTTAGAATACACAATTTCGAAATGAAAACCGTCGACCCATGCCAAAGCAAGACCGCCTGCTTTACTAGAGCTGTCAACGGGGCAAGAtagggtcaaccctagccctagtactattcatgtACAAGCCAAAAACCCCAACCCTAACCCTAAGCGGGTCAGCCCTACGGGTTGACGGGTCAATGttatttatttaaataaaaaaaataagaattcTGATGTTACTGAGAATCGAACCTAGCTCTACCAAGTTCTCACTTAGCATTTTGACCACTGGGCTACGGGAGCACCTTTGACTTTATCCCGTAAGTACATGGTTTACATAGTATCTTTTTCACCTAAAATAAAAACCCTACGCCCAACTACATTTCTCATTTCTTCTCCGTATCACCATCTCTTCCCTTCCTCGGTTGCTGCATCTCCTTCGCCCTCCTtcctctttttttcatttttccttaCTTGCTTCTCTACCTTTTTAGATCAGGATTTAATTATGATACAACCTCTCTATCCTCTCGCCTTTCATTTTGCTTCTTTGTTATTAGACCTAGATTTTTCTAGGAAGCTGTTCACAATCAgttgattattatttttattatttattgaaTCAGTTGATTATGATTTGTATGGTAAAAATCGTACATAAAACATATCCATCCTACATTCCTCTCCTTACATGTTTGTTTCTCTCTTTGTTTGATTAATATTATGGTTGCTTGATTTGTATGAATTAAAAGAATGGGTATTAACTAAATCTTCAAATTTCTGGACTGGTTCTATTGTTCATCTTATTTGATAAATATATGTTTTTTTACCACTTGTTTGTGTATACTTAAAAGTTAATAAAGGTTTAGATGTACATACATATGATTAACATcttgaaaataagaaatcaacGGGAATAAGGTCTAATCAGGTCTAGGTTTTCTATATTTCGTCAAGGTAATATAATTCAACGGGTTGGctggtaacccgcgggttgaccctagccCAGCTTGTTTTCTGTTAGGGCTATGtatgccaaccctaacccggcccaTTTAGGCAACAAATCAAGCCgagccgggttagggtcaacccgcggtccaggttataaattgacagctctatgCTTTACCAATAGGGTCAACAAAGTAACTATTAGGGAAATCAGACAACAATTTTTTTAGATAGTGTTTCTGAGACTTAGTCTcagacaaaaacaaaatttcagatttttcagtttttattatatGATCTAAACGTtgcctagttttttttttgaaccacaCCCTTGCGTATTCCAAGCTACAATTTTCATTGTTCTAACTACAGAGACCTAAAGCAGGAAGAGACAGTGACACTAATTGAGATCTAAAGTAAAACTAGAAACCAACAATCCAGAACTAATATTAATCTACACACATTTAGTTTTCACAGAAAAATGCAAATTTGAATAGCAAATGATGAAAGGAAAAAGACAGGGATAAAgatatatttgtgcaacaatttaTTTAGATAAGTCTACAACAAGATCATTTATAGCAGCAAGCAAAACACGTTATCAAAATTAGATACAAGGCACTGAGATTGCGAAAGATTGAGTTAAGAAAAGTACCTAAGACCCCTGATTTCCTTCATCAGCAGCCTTCATTATGGATACAATTTGCTCTTCAATAGGGAAAGATACTGGTATCGAAAATGCAGATTCTTCTAAAAAAGATCCATACTGATCAAACTCGTTTTGACTCGAATTAAATTCTAAATTTAAaacaggaggaggaggaggatgaggaggagaaGGATGAAATGGTCATAGGAATGACCATCCGAAGCTAACAAATTATCAGACTCAGAAGAaacattagaagaagaaaattcaCTTGAAGAAGACGAGAAAGTGATTATGAATGCAGGTTTCACAGGAAGTTCTAACAAATTATCAGACTCAGAAGAAtcatttgaagaagaaaattcaCTTGAAGAAGACGAGAACGTGATTAAGAATGCAGGTTTCACAGGAAGATCGTTTTCCGGAGTGAAGAATTGATTATCAGAGAGATGCAGTGATGTCAGATCTATAATCGCCGGAGCAGCTGAGGATTCACCCAGACAGAAATTTGTGTTCTTCACTAAGTCCCCTAAAAGTCCATCTGACCTAGTTTTGAAATCCCAATCTGAAATGTCATTGTAGTTGGGTAAGGGAGAAAAACTAGGGGTTATGGGTGAAAGGTCCGAATAAGGTCTTTTACCCATATTTGATGGATACTAAAACACTCCCGAGGACATCACTGGTTGTGTCGTCTATTTGTTGGTATCGATCATCTAGTACAAGCTTTTTTTTTCCAAGTACATATTTACTCTACTGTCATTTAAGTTTCTGTATTTGATTCTATTGATGTTATTTTGTCATAGTTGTTGTATGCGAAGTATACTCACTTGGTGAAACCAGTGACGTTACCAGATGATCGATACCTTCCCAGAGAGGCAAGGTGGAATGTGAGAAAGAGAAAATCTAAAGGTGATCCAAATCTGCAAGAACTTCCTAAAAAAGTGAAGAATGCACGCAAGTTGTTGAGCCTAAGGAAATCTCCGTTCTATAAGGATTTGAGTTCACAACAAAGAGcgcttctctctcctttttttgacAAAGCTACCTCAATGTGAGTCTCTCTTGGATTGGTCCCTTTCATTTTAACAAAACTTTATGTACTTTGTTTAGAATCAAACTTATAATTGATTTGGATTATTTGAATTTGCAGCACCAGTGATTGGAAAGCTCCTGCTGTGATTGGTCATCACATATTATCTGCAGAGACATTTGAAGATCTGTTACATAACAGGGCTTTTGAGGGAGATCTTATAAATTACTGGAaataccaactgaaaaaagcATATCATAATGAGCAACCGGTGAATGGACAAAGAAAGTACATTCCAGTACTCCACATTGATCCAACAGGCTGGGTATGTTTTCCAATTTATCTCGATAAACAACATGCATCATGTCTTTGTAAAGTGCAGTGCATATCTCTGATATTGTGTTTTACATTGATTCTGAATTCATGCttatttgttttatatattgAGAATTTGAATAGCATATCTGCGAAACTAAaacgaaacaattttttttaatgttgtAACAAATATTATGCTTTCATAAATGTGTTTTACACTATAATTTTCAGTACATATTTACTACACTGTTGTAACAAATagatataattttcttttttttctaccTTTTCAGTTTTATTTAAGTGACCCAGTACATCAAGTAGAAGCAAACACTGCTGTCTTATTACCCATCAGGAATATGGAGGAAGGAACCAGGAAGATTATTATTCCAATGTCACACCAAAACGTGCATTAGACGCTTCTTTTGTATGAATGCGAGAAAGGAGAATTCTTCCACTACAACACTTGGGAAGCTGTATCCAAAAACGAGTGTCTTGATAATGCTAACTTATGGCAGAATACTGCTTGTTAGCAATTAATGAACGCTTGTCGAGCCTGCGCCTTCCACTTGTACACAGAGTAAAGATGATTAGTTACCCAACACCTCAACAGGGAGACTATCCAGATTGCGCAATATATATCATGCACAACATGAAGAAAGTTGCAAAGGAGGAAGTAATTGATGGAGTGCGAATGAGCTTGGGAGACCCAGAAGAACTAAAGGACAAAATGCATAAGAAGATGATCTCTTTAGCATGCGACATACTCTCAGCAACATCTCCTCCTGAGGAGAGCTGGAATATTCATGctccaaaaggtttttaagacaATGCTTATATGAATTAGGGCTGCATAGTAGAAGTTATCATAGAGAACATATTCAGATTTTGCTAGTTTGTTTTAGACAATATCAAAGTTTAGtaattattcttatttattttgataacaatTGTTCTCGAAACTATGGTGTTTGTTTTTAATCTATGTACAGTTGTTTcgctttataaaaatgttgacatGTTGGATGGTAAAAGTTCATAGTATGAAGTGTTTTGGTGTGTCTTATGTAACATAGACCAGCTATTAGATTCAATTGAAGAATATGATTGTCTAAATTTGTTAATCATGATGGGAGAGAACATGAATCTCAGAGCTGGTCTCTTTGTTTGGTGTGTCTTAATTGAACACACAGTACATAATAGTTGTACTCAGAAAGTCTTGAACAACCAGCCATAATGGCCTAGAAGAACTTAGGGTACATAATAGTTGTACTCCAAAAATCCTGAACAGCCACAATGACCTGGAAGAAACACATAGTACATACTCACTGTAATATTTATGTAGTACATAGGTGTGACATATTGTAACATTTTTCAGAGTGCACCTtgaaaaaaaatttcatctagaTAGTTGTTCATTACAAAGTAGATAACAAATCACTATTAAAACAAACTTGGAAATCAACCTGaaaaaccaataatattgaaaGTGGATAATGCAGTACAAAGTACCATTAAAAGAGTCTTAAATGAGCACAAAGTACCTTGTCCCAGAAAGATATCAAACAATACATAATTTCAGCACTCTAAAAAAAGCTAACAAAAGTGTTTAAAATGATGCGCAAAACAGAATCTGCATTGTGACCAATAAAACTAATAAGGGAGAACTGAAAATCTAAAACTCATGGGTATGAAGGAATGAAAGTGCACGTTGCCTTGTTGTGGTGAGTTTTGTTCTTGCAGTTGGAACACCGGACAGACTTCTTAGCTTTCTCCCATGCATTCTTGATACGATTTCCCTTTGACCTACCTGGTGGAACTCGTGTATGGGGTGGAAAATAGTATCCTCTAGCAGATACTGCTCTGGCCTGTTGTAGTTGGGGATTGGTCTGATAGCAATTGAATACAGCTGCTGAAAATTTGTAACTTTGAAGTAGTCTTCGATATAATCTACGTATCGATCA
This is a stretch of genomic DNA from Papaver somniferum cultivar HN1 chromosome 1, ASM357369v1, whole genome shotgun sequence. It encodes these proteins:
- the LOC113274788 gene encoding uncharacterized protein LOC113274788, coding for MLNVLIKTNFFDNFWLLTAFYGNPYKPRKLESWEFLEDISSRIVHSGIPWVVIGDYNQVFSPSEKLGGLPFNSMEAEPFKRLFQRAGLSDIGFQGNFYTWNNYREANKNIQERLDKAYTNDEWNSHFPDSSLTHLPSFGSDHIPIRLDLFPFSALSQNYPFKFFDTWLKENSCMQLISQTWNPSLLNVTDVVLNNLKILGENLTSWRKNVFGVPEKKIKKLLQSIDSIQSSSRVHNKQKHLNQKLLDLENLYDTQEEIAKQLSRENFVNIGEINTKYFHLKTLKRRKRNQIDCLLNQNGEILKQKPQIAKELKMHFENLFTVSPTVPDQELMNLIPKVIYDQDNADLLRIPTSDEVWMVVKSMKSNKSSGPDVFPLNVSQRIKIFLWKCIHNALPVRKKLSEHMDDIDIKCIFCDHECESLKHLFFECPYAKSVALLPPVVGINHSSNLDYSFAQMYSNWIAGKVVPKSVRKLYRSGFTALHSLVARMKESKYTLSEATLEKIAESSYGQMFLMFWHTKYSESHWEKLEGAVKKYLKCYKRGRVKNELTFEFVRRGETHIITSTPEKMGVMFGTPRMAGRRTDDTFLMGGGGWRQKPFYIRHFGDSNTVTRPMLQDAILKLLKRTGIKNSESEGGEDSDDDSDEQVPDSEDDPKPNPTHLKAKEHRLTHLPLLPLQMSQSQVHIIDRENHQHL